From Aspergillus chevalieri M1 DNA, chromosome 4, nearly complete sequence, a single genomic window includes:
- a CDS encoding A4/G1 family peptidase (COG:S;~EggNog:ENOG410PNSB;~InterPro:IPR038656,IPR000250,IPR013320;~MEROPS:MER0001321;~PFAM:PF01828;~SECRETED:SignalP(1-20);~go_function: GO:0004190 - aspartic-type endopeptidase activity [Evidence IEA];~go_process: GO:0006508 - proteolysis [Evidence IEA]): MKLFESLKLLPLLVAAQATAFPIIKIAAPSLTDSSDSDSHNNTETTSHSPSSQTTAYSNNWSGTVLSQPPSGDEFTHVSTMFTIPKVSSDGLDSYQSASVWVGIDGATVSDAILQTGVDVGIRDGSPLYTAWYQWYPEASVTWPDFELQAGDVVVTTVNATSKTSGICIVENKSTGQKATKTLESPNPSSTLSGQNAEWIVEDFLSDGKPVPLVDFGEITFEESRAETKKGKSVGVSGATPYVMVIDGEQVSEVDIVNDSQFKVKHT, from the coding sequence ATGAAGCTCTTCGAATCACTGAagcttctccccctccttgTGGCAGCACAAGCCACAGCCTTCCCCATAATCAAAATCGCCGCCCCCAGCTTAACAGACTCCTCCGACTCTGACTCTCACAACAACACCGAAACAACCTCCcactccccctcctcccaaaCAACCGCCTACAGTAACAACTGGTCCGGCACCGTCCTCAGCCAGCCCCCTTCGGGCGACGAATTCACCCATGTCTCCACCATGTTCACCATCCCAAAGGTCTCCTCCGACGGGCTAGACTCGTACCAATCCGCCTCCGTCTGGGTCGGCATTGACGGCGCCACCGTCTCCGACGCCATCCTGCAGACCGGCGTCGACGTGGGCATCCGCGACGGCTCCCCGCTTTACACCGCCTGGTACCAATGGTACCCGGAGGCCTCAGTAACATGGCCCGACTTCGAGCTGCAAGCCGGCGACGTCGTGGTGACAACCGTCAACGCAACCTCCAAGACCTCTGGCATCTGCATCGTCGAGAACAAGAGCACCGGCCAGAAGGCCACAAAGACCCTCGAATCGCCCAACCCCTCGTCCACACTGTCTGGCCAGAACGCAGAATGGATCGTGGAAGACTTCCTCTCTGACGGGAAGCCCGTGCCGCTGGTGGACTTTGGAGAGATTACGTTTGAGGAGAGCAGGGCGGAGacgaagaaggggaagagcgTTGGGGTGTCGGGTGCGACGCCGTATGTTATGGTTATTGACGGCGAGCAGGTTAGTGAGGTGGATATTGTGAATGACTCGCAGTTTAAGGTCAAGCATACCTAA
- a CDS encoding MFS transporter (COG:U;~EggNog:ENOG410QDYE;~InterPro:IPR020846,IPR011701,IPR036259;~PFAM:PF07690;~TransMembrane:12 (i95-115o135-155i162-180o186-207i219-242o254-271i327-353o365-384i404-424o430-455i475-493o499-519i);~go_function: GO:0022857 - transmembrane transporter activity [Evidence IEA];~go_process: GO:0055085 - transmembrane transport [Evidence IEA]), giving the protein MDSKDQSNQPSHTENASTSSSQEKPQFGRLVGGKYAQEVNDDESFPEYGSLQQVDVDIPLTFTETTNHNGRQIIILDFRHGDPENPFNWSGKKKAFLSSLLCLMTLFIGLATTAYSSGISRMCEEFGVSEELGQLGLFFFNFTCALAPMFLAPFCELVGRKIVYVGGYVCFAIMFIGLSLGKNIATILVCRALLGLFGCIGTILVGGTFGDMYTPENRAIPMASFSYIAILGTVGAPIYAGFIDQALGWRWVEGIQGLANIPLGIAIIVFFRETRGSVALNKRAKALRKATGDDRYITRTELEAPGVKEMLHNSSVKAVKMLFTEPVVFFFGLWIAFAWFLTFLFLSVIPITFQEKHGWGEGAAGLPYISLCIGTTIGFGMNFFQIRKYNSLRVANNGRVQPEARLYGALFGAIWLPIGLFIYSFTQYAYLVWVGPIISLALITIGIFFIFESCYSFTSDCYGENSSSAIAGQGLMRNTLGAVSPLFASQFFHNVGSQYAGLILALIATVLTFLPFVLFKFGPQIRARSKLASSTTRAMGVD; this is encoded by the coding sequence ATGGATTCGAAAGATCAGTCCAACCAGCCTTCTCATACTGAGAACGCTTCGACAAGTTCCTCGCAAGAGAAACCCCAGTTTGGACGTCTCGTCGGTGGGAAGTACGCCCAAGAGGTCAACGATGATGAGTCCTTCCCCGAATACGGCTCGCTGCAACAAGTCGACGTCGATATTCCCTTGACCTTCACCGAAACAACAAACCACAATGGCAGACAAATTATCATCCTCGATTTCCGCCATGGCGATCCCGAAAACCCCTTCAACTGGAgcggcaagaagaaggccttCCTGAGTTCGCTGCTCTGCCTCATGACCCTCTTCATCGGTCTCGCAACAACAGCCTACAGCTCCGGTATCTCGAGAATGTGTGAGGAATTTGGCGTCTCGGAAGAACTGGGCCAGCTGGgtctgttcttcttcaacttcaccTGTGCCCTCGCTCCCATGTTCCTGGCCCCCTTCTGTGAGTTGGTCGGTCGTAAGATCGTCTACGTCGGTGGATACGTTTGCTTCGCTATCATGTTCATTGGCCTCTCGCTGGGCAAGAACATCGCTACCATCCTCGTCTGCCGTGCCCTGCTGGGTCTCTTCGGTTGTATCGGTACCATCCTGGTCGGTGGTACCTTCGGTGACATGTACACGCCTGAAAACCGTGCTATCCCCATGGCCTCCTTCTCCTACATTGCTATCCTGGGTACCGTGGGTGCCCCCATCTACGCTGGTTTCATCGACCAGGCCCTCGGCTGGCGCTGGGTTGAGGGTATCCAGGGTCTCGCCAACATCCCTCTCGGTATCGCcatcatcgtcttcttccGTGAGACCCGTGGCTCTGTCGCCCTGAACAAGCGTGCCAAGGCCCTCCGCAAGGCCACCGGTGACGACCGCTACATCACCCGCACCGAGCTCGAGGCCCCCGGTGTCAAGGAAATGCTCCACAACTCATCTGTCAAGGCCGTCAAGATGCTCTTCACCGAGCCCGTCGTGTTCTTCTTTGGTCTCTGGATCGCCTTCGCCTGGTTCCTgaccttcctcttcctttctgTCATCCCCATCACTTTCCAGGAGAAGCACGGCTGGGGCGAGGGTGCCGCCGGTTTGCCCTACATCTCGCTCTGCATTGGTACCACCATCGGATTCGGCATGAACTTCTTCCAGATCCGCAAGTACAATTCGCTCCGCGTCGCCAACAACGGCCGCGTGCAGCCCGAAGCCCGCCTCTACGGTGCCCTCTTCGGCGCCATCTGGCTCCCGATCGGTCTCTTCATCTACTCCTTCACTCAGTACGCCTACCTCGTCTGGGTCGGTCCCATCATCTCCCTCGCCCTCATCACCATCGgtatcttcttcatctttgaGTCCTGCTACTCGTTTACCTCGGACTGCTACGGCGAGAACTCCTCCTCTGCCATCGCGGGCCAGGGTCTCATGCGTAACACGCTCGGCGCTGTCTCGCCGCTGTTCGCCTCGCAGTTCTTCCACAACGTCGGTAGCCAATACGCTGGGTTGATTCTGGCGCTTATCGCTACCGTCCTCACTTTCCTTCCGTTCGTCCTGTTCAAGTTCGGGCCGCAGATCCGCGCCCGGTCTAAGCTTGCTAGCTCGACGACTCGGGCTATGGGTGTGGACTAA